One Chitinophagaceae bacterium genomic window, ACTTCGGCATTTTTAATCCGGATTGCAATCTTGTAGAAATTCAATCTGTAGGCAACGATATTACACACACTAAACTTGCTGAAGAATCATTAAAAAATCAACTCAAAATTGAAGATTTAGTTACCGGCCTTTCTAACAAGTTTATAAATATTGAATACAATGAGATAGATAAATATATAAATATTTCTTTGAAAAAAATCGGGGCCTTTCTGGACGCAGACAGACTATCCATTTTCTTATTGGAAAAAGATCATTTAATCCGAAAATATACTTTTTATAAAGACCAGACTGATGCAACATTGCATCAGGAGGTAATAATTGACATGAAGTATTATTTCTGGTTTTTAGAAAACTTTAGGAAAGAAAAGATTTTCAGTATAAAAAATGCCTCAAATTTACCGGAAAGTGCAGAAAAAGAAAAAAAGCTGTTACAGCAATTAAATATTAGTGCAATTGCCGGGCTTCCCTTAGAGTATGAGAAAAAAATTATCGGCTTTTTTACTTTAGCTTTTTGCAAAGAAAAGCAATACTTTTCTACTGACCAGTTAAAAATGTTTAAAGTAATAACCCAGATGATTTCGAATGCTTTGGTCAAGAAAAAACAACAGGAAGTTAACCGAACACGAGCTAAATTTGAACAAATTATCAATAAATCAGCTGCCAAGTTGATAAATGCTCCCCTTGAAAAAATAGAGACTGAGATTAACCGCTTTATTAAATCCATTTGCAACTTAATGAAGTTTTCAACAGGTTTTTTTGTCCGTTATACAGAGCAAAGAGTTGACTTTACCCTTAATTATCAAGATTCAAAAAATGATAATAAAATTGATGGACTTTTAAACGCAATTGAAAATAATATTGAGTATTGGATAGCCAAAAAATTAACGGATGGAGAAGTGCTTATTATTAATAATCTGTACGAAATACCGGAATCAGGAAAACTTACCAAACAGTTGGCGGAGAAGTTTAAAATTAATGGTTTCGTTATCTTACCTATTCATCTGCATAAAAAAATAGAGGGTGCATTTATTTTCACAGTAAAAGACCGGCAAAATGAGATATCAAAAGAAATAAGGCCACTTTTCAAAATAACCGGACAAATTATTGCAAATGCTCAGGAAAGAAAATTATCCGAAACTATTCTCAGAGAGAAAGATGAACTATACAGAACTTTGGCAGCAAACATTCCTGATTCAGGGGTTTTAATTTTTGATAAACTTTTAAACATCAAACTTTCTGAAGGAAAAAGCCTGGAAGCTTTTGATGTGCATCACGAGTTAATTGAAGGAAAAAAACTTTCAAAACTGCTGAGTTCTGAAAGTTTTGATATCTTAAATACTGCTTTTGAAGATGCCTTAAATGGTCAGGCATCAATTATTGAGAAAAAAGCGAATGATGAATACTTTCAATTACAAATTCTACCAATAAAAACAGATAAAAAAGTTATTAAAACAGGAATGCTGATATCCCTGAACATTACCCGGCTAAAAAAGATTCAGAAAAAGCTTGAGACTCAGGCATTAAACCTGAAAAGATCGAACGAAGAACTGGAAATGTTTGCTTATGCAGCTTCACACGACCTGCAGGAACCCCTCAGAATGATTTCAACATATATTAATTTAATACAAAACAAAATTGGAAAGAATGAAGAGTTAGCTGAATTTATGCATTTTGTTACGGATGGTTCCTCCCGGATGCACCTTATGATCAATGACTTACTGGAATTTTCACGCATTGATAAAAAAAACGATCAATTTACCCGTTTTACTCTTCAAAAAGTAATTGACATCGTAAACCTTAACCTCAAAGAAACAATTGAAACAACTAATACTTCCATTTTTTATCCAAAAAAAACAATTGAGATAAATGGTGACTTTCTTCAAATTGTCAGGCTTTTTCAAAACCTGATTGAAAATGCTATAAAGTTTAGAAAAAACAATAAAGTCAACATTAACATTGATGCTAAAGATAAAGGAGAATATATACAGTTTTCCCTTTCAGATGACGGCATAGGTATTGAAAAAAGATTTTATAAAAAAATATTTGTAATGTTTCAGCGCCTTAACAGTAGAAAATCTTATAGTGGAACAGGTTTAGGTCTTGCCATTTGCAAAAAAATTGTTGAAAGACACAAAGGTGAAATTTGGGTAGAATCGAAAATTAATGAAGGAAGCACTTTTTATTTTAATTTAATAAAATAATTGTTAGCCTAAAATGTAATTTTGAGCAATAAATTTGTTAAAAAAAAGAATGCTATAAGCCACTCTAATGTCAAAGCTCTTCTATTTTTGCTTTATGCTTAAAAGAACCTATAATATTTTATTGGTAGAAGACAACCCGGGAGATATAAGAATTATTAAGGAAGTACTTTCAAAAAGTCGATTTAGCACAAACTTAATTACTGTTTTTGATGGTGAAGACGTAATCTCTTATCTTGAACAAGCTTCTTTAAAATTAAAATCTTTTCCGGATATTATAATTTTAGACTTGAATTTACCCAAATTAAATGGTATTGAAGTTATTAGAGAGATTAAGAGTAAGAAGAAATTCCGGCAGATACCTATTATTATATTGACTTCTTCCAAATCAGATATTGATATAAATGATGCCTATAAAAACTATGCTAACAGTTATATTGTAAAACCTATAAATTTCAATGATTACTCTGAGAATTTTCTAGAAATATTAGAATATTGGTTTAATATTGCAAGTCTTCCATACAGCAAATAAAAACATTAGATGAATTATTATTAATCATCTTTTATTATTAGCTTTGTCTTATAAGAAATAATCAAATACTTAATAATCAATATCAATGGAAAATACTATTAGAATTTTACTAATTGAAGACAATCCCGGTGATGCTTTTCTGATAAAATTCTATTTAGAGCAATCTTCAATTAAGAATTATAATTTAATTCATGCTGAATTCTTATCATCAGCTTTAGATTTATTATCAAAAAATGAATTTGATATCATTTTATTAGACTTAAATTTACCTGACAGTGAAGGCATGAATTCTTTAAATGAAGTTCAGAAACATTCTGTTGACAGTGTGGTAATAGTTTTAACCGGACTAACAGATGAGGAGCTTGGCAAAGAAGCTATGCGCTCCGGTGCTCAGGATCTTTTGACTAAAGGTGAATTTGACGGTAAAGTTTTAAATTCTTCAATTCGGTTTGCCTTTGAAAGAAAACTTTTTCTTAGGAAGATTAAATCTGTAACTATAGAAAAAGAAAGGGCTGACATAATTAATAATCTACTTTTTGAAAAAAAAGAATTTGTATACTTCAGTTATAATAAAATACAGGACAATTTAGATTTTCACTATGGCGTGCCGACATTTTTCAAACTTTTGAATGAAGAAAGACCATATAATTTAAGGCATTTACTGCAACAGTTTCCTAAAGAAGAAAGTGAAAAAATATCTAAAGCTTTTGAAAAATGCTTTCAAACAAACAAACCACAAACAATTCAATTAAAAATGTTTGATGAAAAATTAGGAACTAAAGAGCTATTTATCACTAATTTAAAAAACGAAGAAAATATAATTACTGCCTGTCTGATGTAATTTTATCTTTCTTTTTCAAACAGTAAGCGTGCTCCTTTTGCTGCAGAAACCAATCTGCCATTTTCAACTATTAAGTTACCATTTACGAAAACTTTATCTATAGAGTTGGAGAAGGTGTATCCCTCTAAAGGACTCCAATTACATTTATAATGTAAACTGTTTTTTTTAACCATAGTTTTATGCATACTATCTACCAAAACTAAGTCAGCAGCAAAGCCCTCCTTTATAAACCCTCTGTCTTTAAGTCGAAATGCTATTGCAGGATTATGAGACATCCATTGGACTAATTGCTCTATTGAAATTTCTCCTTTGTCCACATATTCCAACATCATCAACAAACTATGTTGTACTAAAGGCAAACCGGAAGGAGCTGAGAGATATGGATTTTCTTTTTCTTCAATTGTATGTGGAGCATGATCTGTGGCAACCACATCAATCCTGCCGGACTTTAAGGCTGCCCAAACTCCCTGCTGATGCTTTTTGCTTTTAATAGCCGGATTACACTTTATTCTGGCACCTGATTCTTCATAATAGGAACTGTCGAACCACAAATGATGCACACAAGCCTCTGCTGTAATTCTCTTTTTTTCCAAAGCTAATGAATTATCAAATAGAAAAGTTTCGTCTTCAGTTGATATATGCAATACATGCAATCTGGCACCCCATTTTTTGGCAAGCTCCACCGCTTTAGAAGAAGATTTCAAACATGCATCTACAGAACGAATCTCAGGATGCATATGAAAGGGAATATCCTCTCTGTAATCTCGAATAGCCTTTTCAGTATTAGCACGAATAATCGCTTCGTCTTCACAATGCGTTGCTATTAAACCGGGCCATTTTGAAAAAATAGCTTCGAGAGTTTTGGAATCATCAACAAGCATATTCCCGGTTGATGAACCCATAAAAACTTTTAACCCACATACATTTTCCGTTGAAATTCTCAATGTCTCTTCTATATTTTCATTGGAAGCTCCAAAATAAAAACTGTAATTTGCCGGGGAACAAGCTGATGCAATTGCATATTTTTCCTCTAAAAGCTTTGCAGTAGTCGCCGGAGGACTAGTATTTGGCATTTCCATAAAAGAAGTAGTCCCGCCTATAACAGCTGCAATCGATTCAGTTGCAATTTCAGCTTTATGAGTTAAACCCGGCTCCCGAAAATGTACCTGATCATCAATTACTCCGGGTATTAAATATTTACCTTCGGCGAGAATTTCAGTTACTTTAAAGTTTGGGTTTAAAGAAGTATCAACCTTTTCAATAATCCCGTTTTTTATCAAAAGGTCACCTTCAAAGTTTTTTCCTTCATTTACTATTCTTGCATTTCGTATTAGGTAACTCATAGTTTTTTTATTTCTGGATAGCAAAAATGTTATTTTTTTACTTTAATCAATCAATATAAAGGAATATTTATAAACATTACCTTAATTTTGTTGTCATTATGTCGGTTCTCATCTTTAATAAGTATGGGGTACTTTATTTGCACAAAAAAATACTTTTTTTCATGAAATTTTTCACTTCTTACAAAAGAATTCAATTCGTTTCTGTTATACTTTTTACTCTTTACTTAAGTAGCTGTACCTACAAAGATGGTTTATTTCCACAAAAAGATAAAGAAGGCAAATTTGAAATAAGTATTCCTGATTTTATGTCTTCAACGAATCGGTTGAGCGAAGAAAGTAATTTTCAATACCAGAACAGATACCGCACAATTTACATGGTAATTGTTGATGAAAAAAAAAGTGATTCAAACCATTCCTTCTCTTCTTTTACAGAAGAAAATATACAGATTTTTGAAAATTCAGTTGATAGTCTGTTGACTGACTCTATATTTAACTTAGAAATTAATGGCCTAAATGCAAAACAATATAAAGCAGATGCTTTAATTACGGGCGAAGGTTTTTATTATTCACTTACATTTATTGAAAGTGAAACTGATTTTTATCAAATCGCTAAATGGACTAATCATAAAAGAAAGAAAGATTATGAGTCTCTTTTTGATGAAATGGCTCTTACTTTCAGAATATTAAATTAACTTAGTGCGATAAATTAATCTTAATTAACAATGCAAGGGCAACCGCTTTTTTCTACCTTTCACAAAAGCACCCTCTTCTTACTCATAGTTAGTTTGTTACACCTCAGCGGTGCAATTTTAGAATCTGAAGTAAGCCGATATCTCACCAAACCTCTTTTAATGCCGATTTTAATTTTCGGCTTCTATTTTTCACTTACAAAACCATTAAACAGATTCAGTCTATTTATTTTAGTCGGTTTAATTTTTTCCTGGTTTGGGGATTTATTCTTAATGTTTGAAGGTCCTTTATTCTTTATCAGTGGCCTGATTTCATTTTTTATCACCCATATTCTCTATTGTATAGCTTTTTATCAGGATTGGAAAAATGATATAAGTACCACCCCTGTATATAAAAACCCTGCTCTTCTGCTCCCTTTTTTGATTTTCTACGGGCTGCTGATTTATGTGTTATTCCCATATCTGGATGAAATGCTCATTCCTGTTTTAGCTTATGGGTTTATTATTACTCTTATGGCAGTATTTGCTTTAAACAGGAAGGGAGTCAGCACTTCTTTTAGTTTTACCTATATTTTTATTGGCAGCATTTTATTCATTATTTCAGACACTATCATTGCTGTAAATAAGTTTTACACAGATGTATATTTAAGTGAGTTCTTTATAATGCTTACCTATATTTCTGCACAATTTTTTATCGTAAGCGGAAGCTTAAGGCAAAAACAAACAATTAAATTATAAATACGGGAGTGAATCTCCAATTAAAAAATATGATTAAAAATACCGAAAAAGAAATTGATGAATATTTTTTGCGCATTTCTAAGAAAATGCAAATGCCTCCACTTTATAAGTCTTTTGAAAAAGATGCCATAGAAGTTAACGGGGAAAAAATTCACTTAGACATTTTAAGAAAAGGAAAAGATAAACCTACTATCGTTTTTATTCCGGGAACGGCTATATATGCAATGGTATTTACGGAGCTTCTATACAAGCTGGGTGAGGCCGGCTTTAATATTGTAGGGTTTGACCCCAGGGGTCATGGAAGAAGTGGCGGAAAGAGAGGCAGTTATACTATCACTCAATTAATTGATGACACTCTGGCCGTTACAGAATATGCTAAAAAACACTTCAATAATGATATAAGTTTATTCGGAAGCAGTCAGGGAGGTATCGTTGCCTTTTATATTTCAGCTATGAATCTACCGGATATAAAAAGCGTTGTCTGTCAAAATTTTGCTGATTTAACGGCTCCTGATATTAAAAGACTTTCACGTTTTCCTAAGTTGGCCGGCGTAGCAGCTCCTATACTGCAAAAAGTGGCTAAAATTGCACCGGAATTGCCGGTTCCCATTAATTTATATCTTGATTTATCTAAAGAAAAATTAAAACATTTTGGAGATTTCGAGAAGTTTATTGACCAGGACCCGCTATCAATTAAATCTATACGGTTAAAAGCTTTGGCTTCACTTACAAATACGCCCTTACCAAAACCCATAGAAGAAATCAGTACTCCTATAATGGTTATACAAGGAACTTCTGATTTGATTTTTCCTGTATCTTACACGCGTAAATTATTTAACAAACTAACTTGCAAAAAAAAGCTACACTTATATCCTAAACTTCATCATGCCATGTTGGCAGAAAATGTAGATGAGGTGCTTCCTCCCATTATTGAATGGTTAAATGAAATTCATGAAGTAGACTCGAAGAAATCTTAATTTTTTTCAGTTAAATATTCAGCAATACTCCTTTTAGTTATTGGCAGGAAAGTTTCTTTTCTGGGAACAGCATATTTACTTTCAGCCACAAAGGTGCAGGGGTTAGGTAAATCCTTTTTATTTTTAATCAAATCGGATTTTATATACTCGTAAGTAAAATGAATTTTCCGGGGATAATTTGTGATATACTTTGTGTTTACCGATTCAAATTTTTCATGTTTATTTTCAATAAAACTTATTTGATATTGATATACATCTGTATGTTTTTCAGAAGGTTCATACAACAAGATATATCCTTCCTTTTTGTATATGGGAACTAATCCTACAGGTTCGAGCATAATTCCGGACTGAAAGAATTCATAGATTTCTTTACCGTTATCAACGCCTTTTTGAATTCTGGGAATGGCAAATTCAAGAATTTCTTCGAGAACAGAAATCACCTGGTCATCAGAAAAAGTGTTTTCATATACAAACTTCAGTTGATCAAAATCTATTTTACGGGCAATTTTTGGAAAAGCCTCTTTCGTAATTTTTTTAGTTTCATCTAATGAAATTAAATCCCTGTAATGCTGAATCATATCAGCTAAAGCAGGAAATAATTTGTGCTCCTTAAAATGTTTTTCTACTGATTTTAAATAGGCCAGTAAGATGTATTTTTTATACTCAAAATCCATCCAACCATCTGTCAACCAACTCTCGTTTAAGCTTTTCATATACCTGTAGTTTTTAGAAAAAGATGTTGTAAATATTTTATACGAAAGATATTCTACAAAGTTCTCTATGAAGTATAACGTTAAACTTGTGTAAAAATGACATACAATAAACAAGATTTAAAGCAAGGCTGATAAACATTCTGCAATTTTGTCAGAAAAAATGAATTGGCATAGATAGTGATAGGTCATGTTGAATACAATATTATTATACTCAAAAAACATAAGTATCATGTCAGAAAAAGCATTATCTATCAAGCCATTGGCAGACAGGATTGTTATTAAACCGGCTGAGGCCGAGGAGACCACAAAGAGTGGTATCATTATACCTGATTCAGCTAAAGAAAAGCCTCAAAAAGGCAAAGTAGTAGCTGTAGGAAACGGAAAGAAAGATGAGCCTGTAACTCTAAAAGTAGGCGATCAGGTTTTGTATGGCAAATATGCAGGTACAGAAATTACTGTTGAAGGTGAAGATTTTCTTATCATGAGAGAGTCTGATGTATTTGCAGTAGTTTAATCCATTTATTCATTAAAAAACAAAAAAATTATGTCAAAATTAATTAAGTATGATTCAGACGCCCGTGAAAAGCTAAAAAAAGGCGTTGACACACTGGCAAATGCCGTAAAAGTTACTTTAGGACCAAAAGGCCGAAATGTAATTATTGAAAAGAAATTCGGTTCTCCTGTTGTAACCAAAGATGGTGTTACTGTTGCAAGAGAAATTGATTTAGAGGATCCTATAGAGGATATGGGAGCTAAAATGGTAAAAGAAGTTGCATCAAAAACAGCTGATATTGCCGGAGATGGTACAACTACAGCAACAGTTTTAGCTCAGGCAATTATTAAGTCGGGTTTAAAAAGTGTAGCTGCCGGAGCTCACCTTATGGATTTAAAAAAAGGAATTGACCTTGCTGTTAAAGCAGTGATTGAAAATATTCAAAAGCAATCGGAGACTATCGGAGAAAACTTTGAAAAAATTGAGCAGGTTGCAACTATCTCAGCTAACAGTGATACTGAAATCGGAAACTTCATTGCTGAGTCAATGAGAAAAGTTGGAAAAGAAGGTGTTATTACTGTTGAAGAGGCTAAAGGTACTGAAACATATGTTGACGTAGTTGAAGGTATGCAATTTGACAGAGGGTATCTTTCACCATACTTTGTAACCAATACAGAGAAAATGGAAACCGAATTAGAAACTCCGTACATTCTGATTCATGACAAAAAGATTTCAAACATGAAAGATCTTCTTCCGGTATTAGAGAAAACAGCTCAAAGTGGTCACCCATTGTTAATCATTGCTGAAGATATTGATGGTGAAGCATTAGCAACTTTAGTAGTAAACAAAATCAGAGGCACTCTGAAAGTAGCTGCTGTTAAAGCTCCGGGATTTGGTGACAGAAGAAAAGAAATGCTTGAAGATATCGCCATCCTTACCGGTGGAACAGTAATCTCTGAAGAAAGAGGTTATAAACTGGAAAATGCGGATATCGCTTTCTTAGGAAGAGCAGAAAAAGTAACCATCGATAAAGAAAATACCATTATCGTAAATGGTAAAGGTAAAGCTGATGATATCAGTGCCAGAGTAAATCAGATTAAATCTCAAATTGAGTCAACTACTTCTGATTATGACAAAGAAAAGTTACAGGAGCGTTTAGCTAAGTTGTCAGGTGGTGTAGCTGTATTGTATGTTGGAGCTGCATCTGAAGTAGAAATGAAAGAAAAGAAAGACCGCGTTGATGATGCACTTCATGCAACCAGAGCAGCCGTTGAAGAAGG contains:
- a CDS encoding PAS domain S-box protein; amino-acid sequence: MNKINPIDKFPSELDFYKLLIEGVHDGIVVVSENLEILIVNDSFCKITGYSQSQLLGKKINLVLGLNEEQTLASKKRIELRKKGFREKYIFHLKSRDGEFKRFEVSASPVFDKNNNFIGSIGIHRDVSLEISLSQENQRLINAVNSASDIILITDIYTNILYLNQAGIKFLKLTDFKPGKYNLSKFLSKPFKNKLSEEIIPALLQNEAFKGEVNLKINNRQFKTTANINCVINNKNEIENLTIVLRDMSEYDTLVNEINLLAELSEQSNYPILRVDNKGKIEYANKASHIFFNDWGVKIGDSIPILWHKKVTKVMENRIAASFEYTHESKIFEINISPVKYQKKVNIYAFEISERKKAEMALKASENRFKAVVNGQTEMISRFYPDGTLTFVNKAYEKYFKKSEQELFGHNFINALPQKLKQKAKKELSKITFKNPKVEYEVSFTDENGKKIWQNWKNFGIFNPDCNLVEIQSVGNDITHTKLAEESLKNQLKIEDLVTGLSNKFINIEYNEIDKYINISLKKIGAFLDADRLSIFLLEKDHLIRKYTFYKDQTDATLHQEVIIDMKYYFWFLENFRKEKIFSIKNASNLPESAEKEKKLLQQLNISAIAGLPLEYEKKIIGFFTLAFCKEKQYFSTDQLKMFKVITQMISNALVKKKQQEVNRTRAKFEQIINKSAAKLINAPLEKIETEINRFIKSICNLMKFSTGFFVRYTEQRVDFTLNYQDSKNDNKIDGLLNAIENNIEYWIAKKLTDGEVLIINNLYEIPESGKLTKQLAEKFKINGFVILPIHLHKKIEGAFIFTVKDRQNEISKEIRPLFKITGQIIANAQERKLSETILREKDELYRTLAANIPDSGVLIFDKLLNIKLSEGKSLEAFDVHHELIEGKKLSKLLSSESFDILNTAFEDALNGQASIIEKKANDEYFQLQILPIKTDKKVIKTGMLISLNITRLKKIQKKLETQALNLKRSNEELEMFAYAASHDLQEPLRMISTYINLIQNKIGKNEELAEFMHFVTDGSSRMHLMINDLLEFSRIDKKNDQFTRFTLQKVIDIVNLNLKETIETTNTSIFYPKKTIEINGDFLQIVRLFQNLIENAIKFRKNNKVNINIDAKDKGEYIQFSLSDDGIGIEKRFYKKIFVMFQRLNSRKSYSGTGLGLAICKKIVERHKGEIWVESKINEGSTFYFNLIK
- a CDS encoding response regulator; this encodes MSKLFYFCFMLKRTYNILLVEDNPGDIRIIKEVLSKSRFSTNLITVFDGEDVISYLEQASLKLKSFPDIIILDLNLPKLNGIEVIREIKSKKKFRQIPIIILTSSKSDIDINDAYKNYANSYIVKPINFNDYSENFLEILEYWFNIASLPYSK
- a CDS encoding response regulator; translated protein: MENTIRILLIEDNPGDAFLIKFYLEQSSIKNYNLIHAEFLSSALDLLSKNEFDIILLDLNLPDSEGMNSLNEVQKHSVDSVVIVLTGLTDEELGKEAMRSGAQDLLTKGEFDGKVLNSSIRFAFERKLFLRKIKSVTIEKERADIINNLLFEKKEFVYFSYNKIQDNLDFHYGVPTFFKLLNEERPYNLRHLLQQFPKEESEKISKAFEKCFQTNKPQTIQLKMFDEKLGTKELFITNLKNEENIITACLM
- a CDS encoding dihydroorotase, with the protein product MSYLIRNARIVNEGKNFEGDLLIKNGIIEKVDTSLNPNFKVTEILAEGKYLIPGVIDDQVHFREPGLTHKAEIATESIAAVIGGTTSFMEMPNTSPPATTAKLLEEKYAIASACSPANYSFYFGASNENIEETLRISTENVCGLKVFMGSSTGNMLVDDSKTLEAIFSKWPGLIATHCEDEAIIRANTEKAIRDYREDIPFHMHPEIRSVDACLKSSSKAVELAKKWGARLHVLHISTEDETFLFDNSLALEKKRITAEACVHHLWFDSSYYEESGARIKCNPAIKSKKHQQGVWAALKSGRIDVVATDHAPHTIEEKENPYLSAPSGLPLVQHSLLMMLEYVDKGEISIEQLVQWMSHNPAIAFRLKDRGFIKEGFAADLVLVDSMHKTMVKKNSLHYKCNWSPLEGYTFSNSIDKVFVNGNLIVENGRLVSAAKGARLLFEKER
- a CDS encoding lysoplasmalogenase gives rise to the protein MQGQPLFSTFHKSTLFLLIVSLLHLSGAILESEVSRYLTKPLLMPILIFGFYFSLTKPLNRFSLFILVGLIFSWFGDLFLMFEGPLFFISGLISFFITHILYCIAFYQDWKNDISTTPVYKNPALLLPFLIFYGLLIYVLFPYLDEMLIPVLAYGFIITLMAVFALNRKGVSTSFSFTYIFIGSILFIISDTIIAVNKFYTDVYLSEFFIMLTYISAQFFIVSGSLRQKQTIKL
- a CDS encoding alpha/beta fold hydrolase, whose protein sequence is MIKNTEKEIDEYFLRISKKMQMPPLYKSFEKDAIEVNGEKIHLDILRKGKDKPTIVFIPGTAIYAMVFTELLYKLGEAGFNIVGFDPRGHGRSGGKRGSYTITQLIDDTLAVTEYAKKHFNNDISLFGSSQGGIVAFYISAMNLPDIKSVVCQNFADLTAPDIKRLSRFPKLAGVAAPILQKVAKIAPELPVPINLYLDLSKEKLKHFGDFEKFIDQDPLSIKSIRLKALASLTNTPLPKPIEEISTPIMVIQGTSDLIFPVSYTRKLFNKLTCKKKLHLYPKLHHAMLAENVDEVLPPIIEWLNEIHEVDSKKS
- a CDS encoding co-chaperone GroES, yielding MSEKALSIKPLADRIVIKPAEAEETTKSGIIIPDSAKEKPQKGKVVAVGNGKKDEPVTLKVGDQVLYGKYAGTEITVEGEDFLIMRESDVFAVV
- the groL gene encoding chaperonin GroEL, with product MSKLIKYDSDAREKLKKGVDTLANAVKVTLGPKGRNVIIEKKFGSPVVTKDGVTVAREIDLEDPIEDMGAKMVKEVASKTADIAGDGTTTATVLAQAIIKSGLKSVAAGAHLMDLKKGIDLAVKAVIENIQKQSETIGENFEKIEQVATISANSDTEIGNFIAESMRKVGKEGVITVEEAKGTETYVDVVEGMQFDRGYLSPYFVTNTEKMETELETPYILIHDKKISNMKDLLPVLEKTAQSGHPLLIIAEDIDGEALATLVVNKIRGTLKVAAVKAPGFGDRRKEMLEDIAILTGGTVISEERGYKLENADIAFLGRAEKVTIDKENTIIVNGKGKADDISARVNQIKSQIESTTSDYDKEKLQERLAKLSGGVAVLYVGAASEVEMKEKKDRVDDALHATRAAVEEGIVPGGGVAFIRALHVIDGLKFENADVKTGAYIVKRAIEEPLRQIVANAGGEGSVVLHKVLEGKADFGYNAKTGVFENLKEAGVIDPTKVTRIALENAASIASMLLTTECVIVENKEDDKEGAGMPPGGMGGMGGMGMGM